The genomic interval TTTACAGGCAGCTCCACTGAGAAAGCTTACTGGCGCGGGGAGTCAAAGCAGGTGTACGACGGCCGGGGCTGGATTGATACCGCGGGCAGCCCAGTTTTGCTTCCTATTCGAGGCTCGGATGCAGCAGCCTCCACTGAGGCGGCAGCAGAAGCTGGAAATAAGCAGCTGGGTCCGCTCATTCGGCAAACTGTCGTTTGGTCTAAGCCGACAGCGGGGATGCCGCTCTTTGCATCAGGCCACTTTGGCAATGTGACAGAGCTTGTTACAGCTGATCCGCGCAGGAAGCTTGGAAGTTACGTATACAATGCGGATAAAGGCTCTTTATACGCACAATCGGATACGGCGAAGATTGAGAAATATACAATAGAGAGTGTGCTCTCCATAACGGATGAAGCACAATTGCGCGCTTTGAGCAGTACCGCTGACGATAATTTATCGACAGGTGACGGAGCACAAGCGGCAACAGTAGAAAGCGCTGCGGAGCTTGAGCCCTATTTGCAGCTGCCCAGCAGTCTGCCAAGCCGCGTAACTGCATTAGCTGCTGAGGTTGCGGGCGGCGGGGTTACAAGCCGCTACGATCAGGTGAAGGCGATCGAGGACTTTTTGAAAGCGAGCTATACCTACTCGCTGGAGGACAGTGCAGTTCCGCCGGAAGGAAGCGACTTCGTTGATCATTTCCTCTTCGAGCAGCGGCAAGGCTATTGTGTGCATTTCTCCACAGCCATGGTTGTATTGCTTCGTTCGCAAGGGATACCCGCTAGGTGGGTGAAAGGCTTTACTTCAGGCACTCCAGTGGGGGAGAGCGCGGAGATAGGCTCGCTGAGTACGAGCGGTGTAAGTAATGATAGCGGGTCGCAAGGAACGATAGATACGAGTACAGGAAGTATGAAGAATGAAAAGCTGAGTAGTGGGAGTCATGATAGCGGAGCTCAAGGAGCGCTAAATAAGAGCGGCGGAAGTAATGATAGCGGGAAGCAAGGAACGCTTAATTCGAGTACAGAAAGTTTGAATAGGGAAGGGCTAAGCGCAGGAAGCAGCAGTGCTGGGCAAACCACTGAAAATAGTTTGAAGCTGGTGGATTATGAGGTTAGAAGCTCAGATGCGCATGCTTGGGTTGAAGTATATTTCCCAGGCGCAGGCTGGGTACCCTTTGATCCGACGCCGGGATTTAGCGATGTATCGACTATCGCGTCCGTCGGTTCTGTGGACGGACAACTTGCTGCTCCTGCGATGGGCGCAGCAGGAACAGCAGCAACCGGAGCAAGTGGCCATAGCGAGTCCAGTTTATCGCGGGTCGCTGCTTCATTCGAGGCGGCGGCAGCAGCCATTGCACGAGGAGCAGACGCCCTCGTGCATGCGGCGCAAAGCGCCGCCAAGAGCGCAGCGGCGGCATCGCCCGCCGCTGTAGTTACCGCAGGCGCGGCCGCGCTAGCGCTTGCGGCCGCGGCCATTGCTGCGGCGCAGCACCAGCGGCTTCGCCTCTCGCTGGCGCTGCGCAGTTATGGCGCGGCTCACGCCGGCATCGCGAAGCTCGCCGGCGCAGCCGCGCCCTATCCGTCACATGAACCTGTGACGGACATGGATGCAGCGCCAGCGGCGATCGCGCGCTTGCGCTCTGACACTGGCGGCGCGGCGGAGGATATGGCGCCGCGCAGTGGAAAAACGCCGCGCGACGCTGATGGGCGGATTCGCGCGAGCTTCATTGCTGTGAGCAGCGCGTTAGCGCCGCTGCTGCAGCGCCGTTTCGGCGTGCAGGCGCCGGGGCAAACGGCGCGTGAATATGCGAGCGCCGCTGAGCCGACGCTCGGTGCGGAGCAGCAGGACGCGCTGCGCCAGCTCACTAGCTGGCTTGAGGAAGCACATTTTGCTGCGCCCGGTCCTTGGCCGGGTGCACCTACTCCTTCTGCACTGCGGACGGTTCTGCGAGTGCTGGACAAGCAGCCGATTCAGAAAGTGAAGAAGCACTCCGCGGATAATCTGCAAAAGCAGAAGAGAAGCGATTTGCCAGTCAAGGCTCCTAAATAGTTGCAGGAGACGATGATACATTTTGGCACCTAAAGGGTAAAGCTTTAAGTCGATTTATATAACGAAACATGAAACGCAGTTTAGCTGGAAAAACTACCGTTAATATGGTGTACTTTTGAGCTTTTTCTGCAATAGGAGGAATTTCTCCCGTTAATTGTTGATGATTTAGCTGATGATGGCTATTTCTCGAGAATTAACGGGAGTTTTTTCTGTTAATTCGCTGAAAAGCTCATTATGAGACATTTTAACAGGAGCTTTTCCCGTTATTTTCTCAAGCGGCTGTTGAAACACTCGCAATAAGCATAATGCAGAATTACCAAGCGTTTTTACTATATAATCTGCCCTTAACTTAGGCATCCGCATGAAAAAAGGGTGGATGAAATGAAGCAGCAGCCTGCAACTACTCATATTTTTTTCAACTATTCCGTATGACTTGGCACAATAAATAACATTCTATTTATAAGCCTATAATCAAGCAGATAAGCGGTTACATTTTTACTTCAATGAATTGTCACTCCGCTTTGCCTTGACTCGCTTAAACAGCCTTATATATAATTACTACATAATTTGAGGGAGGCTCGGTAATGACTAAGCAAAATGAAATCATCGTTGTACTCGATTTTGGAGGACAATATAACCAACTTATTGCGCGCCGTATTCGTGATTTGGGCGTATATAGCGAGCTATTGCCGTATAACACGTCGGTAGAACGGATCCGTGAACTACAGCCGAAGGGTATCGTATTCTCGGGAGGACCGGCAAGCGTTTATGAGGAAAATTCACCAATGGTTGACCCTGAGATTTATGATTTGAACATTCCAATTTTCGGTATCTGCTACGGTATGCAGCTTATGTCGCATCAGCTTAATGGTAAGGTTGAGCGCGCTGGCAAACGTGAATACGGAAAAGCAGAAGTAGAATTTGTGGAAGGTTCGCAAATCGGCTTTGGCTTAGATAAAGTTCAAACCGTTTGGATGAGCCACGGCGACCACGTAGTTGAGCTGCCTGAAGGCTTCAAAGTAGATGCAAGCACGGATCATGCTCCTGTTGCAGCGATGAGCAATCCAGACCGCGGATTCTTTGCCGTTCAATTCCACCCAGAGGTTCGTCACTCTGAATTCGGTAATGAAATGATTCGCAACTTCCTTTACAATGTTTGTGATTGTGATGGCAAATGGACGATGGAATCGTTCATTGAAGATGCTATTCGTGATATTCGTAATGAAGTTGGCGACAAAAAAGTACTATGCGCGCTTTCCGGCGGCGTAGATTCTTCTGTTGTAGCTATTCTTCTTCACAAAGCGATCGGCGATCAGCTTACTTGTATGTTTATCGACCACGGCATGCTCCGCAAAGGTGAAGCTGAAGGCGTTATGGAAACATTCGTAGGCAAATTTGATATGAAAGTGCTCAAAATCGACGCGCAAGAGCGTTTCCTTGGCAAGCTGAAGGGCGTAGAAGATCCAGAGCAAAAACGTAAAATTATCGGCAACGAATTTATTTATGTGTTCCAAGAAGAGTCGGACAAGCTGGATGACTTTGAATTTTTGGCACAAGGCACACTTTACACAGACATCGTGGAGAGCGGTACAGCTACAGCTCAAACGATTAAATCTCACCACAATGTTGGCGGTTTGCCTGAGGACATTAAGTTTAAACTTATCGAGCCTCTTAAAGCGCTATTCAAGGATGAGGTTCGTAAAGTCGGCGAAGAATGTGGCCTTCCAGAAGCTATCGTATGGCGTCAGCCATTCCCAGGTCCGGGTCTTGCGATTCGTGTCCTAGGCGAAGTAACAGAGGACAAGCTTCATATCGTTCGTGAGTCGGATGCGATTCTTCGTGATGAAATTGCAAAAGCTGGTCTTGACCGTGAAATTTGGCAATACTTCACTGCGCTTCCGAACATGAAGAGCGTAGGCGTTATGGGCGATGCTCGTACGTATTCGTACACAGTTGGTATCCGCGCCGTAACTTCAATCGACGGAATGACAGCAGACTGGGCACGTATCCCTTGGGATGTGCTTGAGAAAATATCCGTACGTATCGTTAATGAAGTAGACAACGTTAACCGTATCGTCTACGACGTAACTTCGAAACCGCCTGCTACAATTGAGTGGGAATAGGTATACATTTAAAAAGACTGGAGCATCGGTTTTCCGATAATCCAGTCTTTTTTTTATTTAAGCTGGAGCTGATGCTAGCACTTCATGCTAGGTGTAAATGGTGTTTGTGTTAATCGAATTTTTTTTGGAGGAAGAAAGCAGCCAAATTAATTGAACGGCAAGAATAGCGATGACGAGATAGTCGTATAGATGTGTGCCTGGATCATTGCCTGTGAAGTTAAGGAAATTGTGCAAGCCGTGGAAAAGGATTGTGAGCAGGATGGCGCGGTTCCGAACGACCAGCATCGCCAATACAAAGCCCACTATAAACGCATATCCAATTTGCAAAAGAGTATCCTCTATCGATTGGCCGCCAAGCGCCTGCAAAGCGTGTGTGACACCAAACAACGCGCTGGAGACGATGACAGCTGTCATTTTTCCTTTTGGCATTAGAATCCGCAGCATCATTCCCCGGAACAATGTTTCCTCTACAAATCCTACTAAGAACAGCTGTGACAGCAGCATATAAGCGAAAAACGAGAAGGAAGCGGGTTGAAAGCCTTTGTTAGCGATCAATAAGACGATTAAAACGAGCAGCAGAGGAAGATATTCAAGCCATTGCTGCTTTGTAAGCTTGGAAACACCGCTGAAATAAAAGGTGCTCCAACGTTTTTTTACCGTCATATAGATTACTAGAAATAATGCTATCGGAATAAAGCCTAGAAATGGAGCGAGTGGATGCGTAAGTTCAGCAATCGATACATAGGCGCTGCCGCCGGCTACAAAAATCATCAGCATAAGCTCGATTAGAATAAGCGCAACAATAGGTCTTTTAACTGTAAAGCTGTCCGTTGTAATCATTTAGAATTCCTCTTTTTCTATTATTTTTTTTAAAAATTCATTTTCCATCTTGAAAAAATGCGAGCCGTAATGCATGACAGATACGCGGTAATAATAAGCGTTTTTATCTTCGAGCTGCTCCAGCTCCTTGGACACGATGGACTGAACAGCCTCCATTTGTGCGATGTTGCGCGCGATGTTTTGTTGATACGCCATTAAGTTTTGTTTTTTCGTAGGCTCATCAAGGTAATCGTAAAAGAAGATTTTAATGAGATACTCGCGTTTGTTCGATTGAAGGGGTTCTCTTAGCCACTGCATAAAATGTTTCTGCCCTTCGCTTGTAATGCTGTAAATCTTTTTGTTTTTGCTGTCATTCGTTTCTTCTTCTGTCACGTATGCACTTTCCACTAGACGCTTAAGTCCGGGGTACAGGCTTCCATAGCTCATTTTGTAAAAGATCCCGATTGATTGCTCTGTTATTTTTTTAATATCATATCCGCTCATTTTTCCTTGCATCAGCATTCCTAAAGTAACTAGCTCGATCATTTTCGTTCTCCTTAATGTATCAAGTTGATATATCTATTTGATATATGTAATGTAACTCGAATGGAATACTTTGTCAAGAGTATTAATCGAGAAAATGAGAGGTATTTTAAAATAAAGAAAAAAGCCCGCAACTCGCTCATCAGCCTGCTGGCTGGTTCGTGGAGTTTTTGGGCTTTGAATGATCTGTATATTAGAGTGAGAAATAATCGGCCGCAAATGTAAGAATTAGGAATACCGCCATGATCCAGCCTGCGCCATAGGTTCGTACCGTTGGTTTAGAGGCAGTGGAACCAGCATACTTTTGCTTTGCCGTTCGTTTCTTAATGGACCATAAATACAAGCCGGCACCCGTTAGAACTAGGGACAGCTCTAATATGGCGCTAATTGCCGGCAGTTCCCAGAGTCCGAAGCCGAGTAGAGGGAAACCGCCTAAATTTCCGGGCAGGAGCGGCATGTCGCTGCGATGAACAAGCAGGTCAATCAACCAATGGCTGAAGACCAGTGAGCCAATGACGGCTGCACTTCGCTTATTCCATATCCGCCATGAAATTAAAGCAGCAGCAACCGCTATTAGCAAAGCTCCAGTCAGAGAATGCGTATAGTCAGCATGGATAACAGCTTCACCATAACCACCGTCGCCTATTTTATCAATAGATTCTGACCCTGTGAGCAGGAGCGGGATAAATGCGATATCGAGAAGCTGTGTGCTAGCCATCAAAACCCACAAGGGTACCTTGGGCTCCATCGTTTTTACAATGGCCGCAAGTCCAAAATGTCCAGCCAGCATTTACTTCGCCACCTTTCGTTCAATTCGTACATCAAGCCAGCCGCATACGACGATAAATAGAAAGAGAAACAATAAAAATGTCATGTATCAATCCTTCTTTCGTTTATCTGCTTGTCGAATCCAATAAGGAGTGCTTCAAAGGCATGATCAAAAGTAGTGGAGAGTCGGCTGAAAATGGCGTCCACACTCTCTTCCGAATGCGTATAGGTGCCAACAATCCCGCGCAGCATATAGAAATAAATGCGTGAACAGCTTAGGAGCTGCTCGCCTTCAGGCAAATTAAGATTTGTTTTCAAAAGCTGGACGATAACGTTGAACATCTGATTGCGCACACGATTTATATCTAGCT from Paenibacillus sp. FSL K6-3182 carries:
- a CDS encoding transglutaminase domain-containing protein, with the protein product MSLLKSDVVGRSDKPLKAEHNLLRGEAAEESFEYRLITTLLLFGLLSEWLLPWVNAGEWSAIYNPAPLILVIGVVLLAGLFRLPMALSFIMNALLCILSLMWIYKSADQSSLQWLLAFPGMLRDHFVLIIENGLWSMSGELRTLLLFIGWAMLAPALQALLWMRQTALGIACFTLVYLITLHVWLGMDVMGGLMRTVAEGLLLGAIVSVPRVKRMINTGAGKLRGLDMRWLSSSVFVVLTILGCGLLFTGGKGETMPPASWTASLNDRLEQTIQSMGNQQGSIHVMGQTGFERLGSAFTGYGFDDGVLGAPVQKDNSVLFTGSSTEKAYWRGESKQVYDGRGWIDTAGSPVLLPIRGSDAAASTEAAAEAGNKQLGPLIRQTVVWSKPTAGMPLFASGHFGNVTELVTADPRRKLGSYVYNADKGSLYAQSDTAKIEKYTIESVLSITDEAQLRALSSTADDNLSTGDGAQAATVESAAELEPYLQLPSSLPSRVTALAAEVAGGGVTSRYDQVKAIEDFLKASYTYSLEDSAVPPEGSDFVDHFLFEQRQGYCVHFSTAMVVLLRSQGIPARWVKGFTSGTPVGESAEIGSLSTSGVSNDSGSQGTIDTSTGSMKNEKLSSGSHDSGAQGALNKSGGSNDSGKQGTLNSSTESLNREGLSAGSSSAGQTTENSLKLVDYEVRSSDAHAWVEVYFPGAGWVPFDPTPGFSDVSTIASVGSVDGQLAAPAMGAAGTAATGASGHSESSLSRVAASFEAAAAAIARGADALVHAAQSAAKSAAAASPAAVVTAGAAALALAAAAIAAAQHQRLRLSLALRSYGAAHAGIAKLAGAAAPYPSHEPVTDMDAAPAAIARLRSDTGGAAEDMAPRSGKTPRDADGRIRASFIAVSSALAPLLQRRFGVQAPGQTAREYASAAEPTLGAEQQDALRQLTSWLEEAHFAAPGPWPGAPTPSALRTVLRVLDKQPIQKVKKHSADNLQKQKRSDLPVKAPK
- a CDS encoding PadR family transcriptional regulator, with product MIELVTLGMLMQGKMSGYDIKKITEQSIGIFYKMSYGSLYPGLKRLVESAYVTEEETNDSKNKKIYSITSEGQKHFMQWLREPLQSNKREYLIKIFFYDYLDEPTKKQNLMAYQQNIARNIAQMEAVQSIVSKELEQLEDKNAYYYRVSVMHYGSHFFKMENEFLKKIIEKEEF
- the guaA gene encoding glutamine-hydrolyzing GMP synthase; its protein translation is MTKQNEIIVVLDFGGQYNQLIARRIRDLGVYSELLPYNTSVERIRELQPKGIVFSGGPASVYEENSPMVDPEIYDLNIPIFGICYGMQLMSHQLNGKVERAGKREYGKAEVEFVEGSQIGFGLDKVQTVWMSHGDHVVELPEGFKVDASTDHAPVAAMSNPDRGFFAVQFHPEVRHSEFGNEMIRNFLYNVCDCDGKWTMESFIEDAIRDIRNEVGDKKVLCALSGGVDSSVVAILLHKAIGDQLTCMFIDHGMLRKGEAEGVMETFVGKFDMKVLKIDAQERFLGKLKGVEDPEQKRKIIGNEFIYVFQEESDKLDDFEFLAQGTLYTDIVESGTATAQTIKSHHNVGGLPEDIKFKLIEPLKALFKDEVRKVGEECGLPEAIVWRQPFPGPGLAIRVLGEVTEDKLHIVRESDAILRDEIAKAGLDREIWQYFTALPNMKSVGVMGDARTYSYTVGIRAVTSIDGMTADWARIPWDVLEKISVRIVNEVDNVNRIVYDVTSKPPATIEWE
- a CDS encoding permease, which gives rise to MLAGHFGLAAIVKTMEPKVPLWVLMASTQLLDIAFIPLLLTGSESIDKIGDGGYGEAVIHADYTHSLTGALLIAVAAALISWRIWNKRSAAVIGSLVFSHWLIDLLVHRSDMPLLPGNLGGFPLLGFGLWELPAISAILELSLVLTGAGLYLWSIKKRTAKQKYAGSTASKPTVRTYGAGWIMAVFLILTFAADYFSL
- a CDS encoding CPBP family intramembrane glutamic endopeptidase, which produces MITTDSFTVKRPIVALILIELMLMIFVAGGSAYVSIAELTHPLAPFLGFIPIALFLVIYMTVKKRWSTFYFSGVSKLTKQQWLEYLPLLLVLIVLLIANKGFQPASFSFFAYMLLSQLFLVGFVEETLFRGMMLRILMPKGKMTAVIVSSALFGVTHALQALGGQSIEDTLLQIGYAFIVGFVLAMLVVRNRAILLTILFHGLHNFLNFTGNDPGTHLYDYLVIAILAVQLIWLLSSSKKNSINTNTIYT